The following nucleotide sequence is from Synechococcus sp. KORDI-52.
TCGGCGAAGGCTTTAGTGAATGCAGATCCTGTTAAAGGTGTTAAGGGAAATCCAGGTGTTCTGTTTAGAGCAAATGGTGACCTTCACGTTGATGCAACTGCCGAAATTATTGTGCAAGCTAATTCGTTTGCCGTTGGTGGTAGTGGAGAGAGGAGTGCAGCCAATGTTCAGACAACGAATGTGATCGGCTTCGATTTAAGCCCTCTTGATTCAGCACGTTCCTCTTACGAGCCTGCACGTGCCAACGCTAAAGGTGATATTCATCTTGGTGGAGTTGCCTCCGCAGACCTGGCCTCAGATTCTGAGATTACAACGGGCAATGCAAGTGCAGATGTTGCTAGTGAATTAGTGGTTGGTGTTAATGCACAGAGCATCCTTTCAAAGGGATCAGGCACTATATCCGGTAGTGCAATCAATGTATCCACAGCCTCTTCCTCAACTACTACAGGTAAATCTGATGCTTCGGTGCTCAATATAAAAACGTCTGGAATTAGTCTATTGAGTTCCAATGACATTTCGATTAAAGGTAATGGCAGTGTTGAAGGTGATGGCATTGTGAGCGGGTACAGTGATGCCTATGCGGTCACTGGTAACGCGACTTCTGATGCTCAAATGAGTGCAAATGGTATTGACCTTGGCTATGAGTCGCAAATTAGGATTAAAGGGGAAGGTGGCGTTACAGGCAAGGGATATGTTGGAGAGCCCATCTATGAATATGAGGACTACTTGGTTCTCTCACCGTTCATTATCTCCTCGGAGACAACAACAGGAAATAGCGTATCTACGTCAGATTTCTCTGCTTCCGGTATCAGTGGTGATGACCTTAGTTTGGTCAAGGTGTCTAGCGGAGATGTTAAGGGTACTGGAGCAGCTATTGTTAACACAAGCAGCTCTACTCATCACGGGTCAACTTCTAGTGCAACTTCAGATTTGAGTATCTTTGGCATTAAGAATGTAGATAATATTACAATTAGTTCGCCTGGTGCTATAGAAGGTCGGGCTCTTGGAATTGCCGAGACTGAGGCATTGAATGTTACCGGTGATGCTCATGCTAGTAGCACAATCAGTGCTATTGGTATTGATAGCAGCACAATCCATTCAAGTGGTGAGATTAATGGTGTTGCTACTATCAGTCAAACCGTTACTGCGAAAACTGTAACGGGCAGTGCTTCGGCTCGTGCGATATCAGGACCTATTATTGGCATTAATTCCAGTACGATCAATAGCAGAGGAGATCTAACGATTACTGCTACAGCTTCTTTGGATACTGTTGCCTACTCGGAAAGCATTTGATTATTTCTCGTGTAGTGCGTGAACCGTATGGATAAGGCCCTTTGGTTCTGATTCGTTTGTTTTTAGCCCCTGCATAAAGCGGGGGCTTTTTGTTGCTGTATTGCCCAATCGACTTTTGGCGTGGGTTGCATTCCCGACCAAAGTCGGAACACCTGCAAATCCATGCATCTTTTTTGGCTATCAACAGGAGTGCCCCTTCTTAAGGAGATGCTGAAAAAAACTCTCGACATGGATTAGTGGATATCATTCTCAATGAGGCAGTAGGATCTCTCTATGCGTTAGAGAGGAAGAAAGGTTTTATTAGTGAAGTTGAATCCAAAGTTTAGTTTGAGCTTTGCTTGCTTCCAAGGCCGAGCAGCGTTTTTTCGACGTCACGTAATCTTTCCCCTTGAAGTGCCTTAAAATATCTGGATAAAAGGCCATATTCGCTCGTGGACGCTGACTTTCGGGATCTGTTAGACAAATTTACTGCCTTGGGAGGCATTGCAGATAATGTTTATCAAAGAGTAGGACAGTATGGGCGAGGTGTATTCCCCATTGATTCATCACGCATGGCGAAGATTATGACGCCTAAGAATCTTTTTGTTAATGTTGACAACTTATGCCTCGATGGTGATCATGTTGTGATTAAAGACGGCAGTTGCTATACCGCTAAAGAAATTGCGTTTTTAGAATTATACTGGAATAATTATTCTTGGGGCAATGGTGGCAACAATGACTCTTTTTCTTTTTTGAAGTTCATTGAGTTGTTGCAGGAGCCGATTAAGAAACAGCTTTTGGCTAACGGTTTTGTTGACGCAACTCTTCTTAGTTATCGTGTAGACAATGATTCCTTGTTGAAAAGATTTGTCAGTGAAAGATGTGTCAAATTTGAAGATCAGATTGTTATTGCTCCCGTATGGGAATTCGTGAACCATAGCTCTTTTGCTGCTCCGCTAAGAATAACTCCTTGTGGTGTGGAAACTCCACCAATGGAGCCTAGTTGCGAAGAGATATTGCTTAAATATAGTGTAGAAAATAGCCCAATGAGTATGTGGATGAAGTACGGTTTTGCATGTGAATGTATTGTTGCATATAGTATTCCATTCAACATTAATATAGGTGATCAGGCGCTCGCTATCAGATGCGCTGGTCGGTTTGCCTTAGATTCTAAGGAAAAAACAAGCTTCTCTGTGGATGGCGATGTTCTTTCGATTAAGTTGCTGCCCGTTGGGTGTTTGTCTAATGCTCTTCCGCGGGAAAACTTTAAGTCGATTCTGTCTTCTGTTGGCTTGTCAGCTGATGTAGCGAGTAGCTTATTCGCCAAGATTCGCGAAGTGAATATACAAGCCAGGCGTGATCTGATTGATTCTCTCCAGGAATCGGGTTTTGGCGAAAAAGATCAACTGTATAAGGCTTTGATGTACGAAATTGAGTTGATCGAAAATTCACCGATTGATTGACTCTGCCGTGGAGATAATGTTTTTTGCGAAATCTTTTCCTAGTGATGAAATTGCTTCTATGTACGTTAAATCATTTAGAATCTCTTGGTCATGCTCAAGTGCTCTACGAGCCGTAGATTTTAGGGCTAGAAGATCTCCTTCTCCGTAGGAGCTGAATAGATTCATGAGGGCATCAGGATTATTAGGTTTGAGCTCGAGTGATTTGAGAGTGGAGGTAAGAGCCTGATCGAGGTTGCCGAGTTCTTTGTAGATGCCGCCCAGATTCATGAGGGCATCAGGATTATCAGGTTTGAGCTCGAGTGATTTGAGAGTGGAGGTAAGAGCCTGATCAAGGTTGCCGAGGTCTTTGTAAATGCCGCCCAGATTCATGTGGGTAGTGGGGTGATCAGGTTTGAGTTCAAGTGATTTGAGAGTGGAGTTAAGAGCCTGGTCGAGGTTGCCGAGGTCTTTGTATATGCCCCCCAGATTCATGTGGGTAGTGGGGTGATCAGGTTTGAGCTCGAGTGATTTGAGAGTGGAGGCAAGAGCCTGATCAAGGTTGCCGAGGTCTTTGTAGATGCTGCCCAGGTTCATGTGGGCAGTGGGGTGATCAGGTTTGAGCTCGAGTGATTTGAGAGTGGAGGCAAGAGCCTGGTCAAGGTTGCCGAGGTCTTTGTAGATGTCGCCCAGATTCATGCGGGCATCTGGATTATCAGGTTTGAGCTCGAGTGATTTGAGAGTGGAGGCAAGAGCCTGGTCAAGGGTGCCGAGGTCTTTGTAGATGCTGCCCAGATTCATGAGGGCATCAGGATTATCAGGTTTGAGCTCAAGTGATTTGAGAGTGGAGGCAAGAGCCTGGTCAAGGTTGCCGATAGCTATGTGTAAGCCTCCTAAGTTGGTGTAAGCATCTGGGTGATTAGGGTCTATTTGTATAGCTTTTTTGTAAAGCGAGATTGCTTCTTCCGTGCGCTGGCTTGTTTGGCAAATAATCCCTAGATTTGAAAATAATGCGATATTTAAGATTCCGGAATTAATAGCTGCTCTGTAAGCCTTCTCGGCGTTCTTTAGGTCTCCCTGAGCGTGGTGGTTAATTGCGTTCTTCAGAAGACTGTACCCATTCGTTTGTGGCTTTTGCTGAGGTCTTTTCTTCTTACTTTTTTTTTGATCTCCGAATCCCGCCATCTGTCGCATTGTCTATTTACAAATCCTAAGCCAACTATCAAGCCACTTTCATTTCTTCTCGATCTGCTTAGTCGTTCTCCAACCCATCTCCGCAACGGATTTCTGGCGATCAAGTTTTTGTCGGATGTGTAGTGACCGAACCCTGAACAGTCCTCACCACCACTTCTGACGGTTCTCCCGCCCCACAGCGCAGAAGTTGGTCGAAGCCTGGGATGCAGACCCAAACAACAACTCTCAGTTGGAAGAGGGGCTATCCGAGTTGAAGGCTGAACGGTAGAAGTTCAAGGCCTAAGAGCAGAGATTCCCGCTGATCCATTGCGGCGACTGGGGAGTCCGAAATCGTAGAGTTAGCTGATTCGCTGGCCATCCGTTCTACAGACGGTTGGCCAGCATCCTTCATCCCCACGCAAACAGGACCTGATGGCGACCACAGACATCTTCATGCCTGCCCTCAGTTCCACCATGACGGAGGGGAAGATCGTGGAGTGGTTGAAGCAGCCTGGCGACAAGGTCGCCCGGGGGGAGTCGGTTCTTGTCGTTGAGTCCGACAAAGCCGACATGGACGTCGAGTCGTTCCAGGATGGCTACCTCGCTGCCGTCTTGATGCCTGCGGGTAGCACGGCACCGGTGGGCGAAACCATCGGTCTGATTGTTGAGACCGAAGCTGAGATCGCCGACGCTCAGGCCAAGGCCCCCAGCGCACCTGCTGCAGCTTCGGCGCCCGCCCCGGCTCCGGCACCGGCTCCCACGCCAGCTGCGGTCCAGGCCCCAGCGCCGACCCCCGCCCCGGCTCCGGCTCCTGTCGCCCCCCCAGCGCCATCGGCACCGGTGGTGAACGATGGCCGCATCGTGGCGAGCCCCCGGGCCAAAAAGCTGGCCTCCCAGATGGGAGTGGACCTGGCCACGGTGCGCGGCAGCGGCCCCCATGGCCGGATTCAGGCGGAAGACGTTGAGCAGGCCACCGGGCAGCCGATCTCCGTGCCCCGCGTTGCGGAAGGAACAGCTCCCGCAGCTGCCGCCGGTGGCGCAGCGGCTGCAGTGGCCCCGGCAGCTCCGGCGGGCAACAGCTTCGGCCGGCCCGGAGAGACCGTGGCCTTCACCACCCTGCAGGGTGCTGTGAATAAAAACATGGAGGCGAGCCTGGCGGTTCCCTGTTTCCGTGTCGGTTACACCATCACCACCGACAAGCTGGATGCCTTCTACAAACAGGTGAAGCCCAAGGGCGTCACGATGACGGCGCTGCTGGCCAAGGCTGTGGCCGTCACCCTGGCGCGCCACCCGCAGGTGAATGCCGCCACCACCGCCGCTGGTATGGCCTACCCCGCCGACGTCAACGTTGCTGTTGCCGTTGCCATGGGAGACGGTGGCTTGATCACACCGGTGCTGCGCAATGCCGATCGCACCGATCTCTACGAGATGTCGCGTCAGTGGGGGGATCTGGTCAAGCGCTCCCGCAGCAAGCAGCTGCAGCCTGAGGAATACACCACGGGCACCTTCACCCTCTCCAACCTCGGCATGTTCGGTGTTGATCGCTTCGACGCGATTCTTCCCACCGGCACCGGTGCCATTCTCGCCGTCGCCGCATCACGCCCCACGGTGGTGGCGGGCAAAGACGGCTCCATCGCCGTCAAGCGTCAGATGCAGGTGAACCTCACGGCGGACCACCGGGTGATCTACGGCGCCGATGGTGCCGCGTTCCTGAAGGATCTCGCTGAGCTGATCGAGACCCGCCCGGAAAGCCTGGCGCTCTGATCGCTCGCCTGCATGGCAGATCCCAGGGACCATCAACTCAGCAGCTACGACTACCTGCTGCCGCCCGAGCGCATCGCCCAGGCACCGGTGGAACCGCGGCACAGTGCCCGGTTGTTGATGGTTCCCCCCCAGGGGGAACCCCCCTCGGCGGCAGGCCATGGCCAGGTGTGGGACCTGCTCGAGCTCCTGCAGCCCGGTGATCTGCTGGTGGTGAATGACACCCGGGTGCTCAAGGCCCGCCTGGCGGTACGCCGTTCCGGAGGTGGGCTGTCTGAATTGCTGGTGCTGGAGCCGCGGGGGGAGGGCCGCTGGCTGTGTCTGGCCCGCCCCGCCAAGCGCATGCGGCCCGGTGACCGCCTCACGATTGATGGCACCGAGATCAGCCTGGAGGTGATCGCTGAAGATCCCGCCAGTGGTGGCCGGGTGGTGCAGTTCCCAAGCGATTGCAGGGATGCCGAAACCATTGAGGGCTTGCTCAATGACGTGGGCGAGGTACCGCTACCGCCCTACATCGAACGGCACGATCCCAGCGACAGCCAGCGTTATCAGACCCGCTACGCCGATCGCCCCGGTGCGGTGGCTGCTCCGACGGCCGGACTGCACTTCAGCGATGAGCTGCTGGCGGGCTTGCAGCAGAACGGGGTGGATCTGGCCCGGATCACCCTGCATGTGGGGCTTGGCACTTTTCGCCCCGTTGAAACGGAGGATCTCACCGCCTTGGAGCTTCACAGTGAATGGGTTGATGTCAGCCCCGCTGTGGTGGAGGCCGTGCAGGGGTGCCGAGGCCGTGTGATTGCCGTGGGCACCACAAGTGTTCGCGCCCTGGAGGGAGCCGCTCAAGCCCATGGCGGTGTTCTCAAGCCCTACACGGGGCCGGTGGATCTGGTGATTCAGCCGGGTTATCAGTTCAAGGTGATTCAAGCCCTGCTCACCAACTTCCACCTGCCCAAAAGCTCCTTGCTGTTGTTGGTGAGTGCCCTGATCGGCCGGGACACCCTGCTGAAGCTCTATGCCGAATCAATTGAGAGGAACTATCGCTTTTTCTCCTATGGCGATGCGATGTGGATTGATGTGGCCGCCGTCCAGCCCCAGGCCCGCCCATCGGCACGCTGAGGCCTGAACAGTTAACGGTGAGGACATAAAAAAGCCCCGTCAACGACGGGGCCAAGGCCTCTGCTTGGGGTAGCTCAGACCGCCACCGGTTGCTCGATGATGCCGGTGGGCACATCAGCGAACATCACCGAGGAGAGGTAACGCTCAGCCAGGTCGGGCAGCACCACCACGATGGTTTTGCCGGCGTACTCCTCCTTCTCCGCCAGACGAATAGCCGCTGCGGCGGCGGCTCCGCAGGAGATGCCCACCAGCAGGCCTTCCTCCTGGGCCAGGCGCAGGGCCATGGCAACGGATTCTTCGTTGGTCACCTGCTCCACCTTGTCGACCACGGAGAGGTCGAGGTTTTGGGGGATGAAGCCGGCACCGATGCCCTGAATCTTGTGGGGCCCGGGCTTGACGGCCTCACCATTCATGGTCTGGGTGATCACCGGGCTGTTGGTGGGTTCAACGGCCACGGATTCGATCGCCTTGCCCGCTTCATTTTTGATGTAACGGGAGACGCCGGTGATGGTGCCACCGGTGCCGACGCCGGCCACGAGCACGTCAATGGCGCCATCGCAGTCGTTCCAGATTTCAGGACCGGTGGTCTTGAAGTGGATTTCGGGGTTAGCGGGATTGTCGAACTGGCCGGGCATGAAGTATTTAGCCGGATCGCTCTCGGCGATTTCCTTGGCCTTGGCAATCGCACCGGGCATGCCCTTGGCGGCCTCGGTGAGGATCAGCTCGGCCCCGAGCACGGCCATGACGCGTCGCCGCTCGATCGACATCGACTCGGGCATCGTCAGGATCAGTTTGTACCCACGGGCGGCGGCGGTGAAGGCCAGAGCGATGCCAGTGTTTCCGGAGGTGGGCTCAACAATCACCTTGCCTTCGGTGAGTTTGCCGCTCTTTTCTGCGTCCCAGATCATGTTGGCGCCGATCCGGCACTTGACGCTGTAGGCGGGGTTGCGCCCCTCAACCTTGGCCAGCACTGTGGCCTTGCAGTTTTTGGTGACGTTGTTCAGCTTGACCAGCGGGGTGTTGCCGATGGCCTGGCTGTTGTCGTCGTAAATGCGGGACATGAAGCTGATGTAGAGGGGCCCGAAGAAATCAAACTAATGATCAAAAGCCTCTCCTCACCCGGTTGTTAAGGGCTTTTTCAGAGTCTCACCGGACTCTGCGTCAGCAAACGCTTGCTCAAACCGCATCCACAGCGCATCGGGGTCTTCCAGCCCCACCGACACGCGGAGCAGATCCGCCGGCACACCACACTGCTCGGCCCAGCTCAATTCGTCGTAATGAGCCAGTTGGGTATATGGGCAAACCAGGCTGAAATGGGTGCCAAGGCTGGGCCCCTTGCTGATCCGAAGGGCGTCGTAGACCCGCTTGGAGTGCTCTTGGCCTCCCTTCAGTTCAAAGGAGAGCAGGCAGCCGTGGCCGGCCCCGCTGCGCATCAAGGCGCGGAAGTTGGGGCAGCTCTTTGGATGCAGCACCCGTTGCACGGCCGGATGGCTGTCAAGCCGTTCCGCCAGAAGCAGGGCGTTCGCATCGAGTTGCGGCACTCGCTGGAGCACATCCCGGCTGGCGATCTCCAGGGCGATGGCATCGGCATCGCTGAGGGGGGCGATGGCTGGAACCGCCGCCAGCAGGGAGGCCGCCCAGGGCGATTGCGGGCTCACCAGCACACTGCCCGCCATCACATCACCGCGGCCGGCGAAGCTCTTGGTGAGTGAGGTGAAGATCAGATCGGCGTAGGGCAGGGCGTTGAGGTTGATGCCGGTGCCGATCGTGTCATCGGCAATCACTGGAATGCCGCGGCTGCGGGCCAGGGCCGACATGCCGGGCAGATCCACGCAGCGCAGCAGCGGATTGCTGGGCAGCTCCACGATCACGGCCGCCGGCTGGAGCTGATCCAGGGCCGTTTCCACCTCGGTGAGGCTCTGCGGTTGCAACAGCTCGCCTCCGTGAAACACCACCTGCGGCTGCTTCAGCACATCCACGTAGGGAAAGCCCAGCTGCAGGGTGGGCCGACCCGGCCGCAGCGTCTGGATGGCGCTGAGTGCCGCATACAGGCCGGCCATCCCCGCTGGATGCAGGCTGATCTGCTGGCCATCGACGCCATGGATGCCAGCCAAGCGCTTTCGAATCAGCTCGCGGGCCGCGTCGCCGGATGTGCTGCTGGGGGATGTCTCTTTCCCCAGGGCGATGGCGGCCTGGCGGGAGGAGAGGCCCAGGCCGGTGTGCTGCCAGAACGCTTTGGCATGGGGGCTTGCCGCTGCATCACTGCGCAGGCAGGTCACCCCAGCAATGGCAATCAGCTCCGAGCGGCTCTCCGGTGCCTTGCGTTGGCAGTGGGCCAGAGCTGCCTGGGCTGCCGCTTCGGTGGGGTAGGGCCAGACCGTGGTGCCTGCAAGCTCCGAAGGCTGAACCAGTTGTTGGATCAGTGGATGCAGGCCGAAGCGGGGATAGATCGTCTGCAGGGCATCGCGGCAGGCCGGATCCTTCTCCTCGTAGGCGATCACATCGCGCCAGCGCGGCAGCGCCACAGACACCGCATGGGGGGAGTCGGGTAAGGGATGGCCGAGATCAGAGCCCTGCCAGGCCGGATCGTTGAGCAGATTGCGGGGACTCACGCCAGCAGCTCCAGGGCCTGGTCCAGATCGGCCTGTAGATCGGCGAGGTCTTCGCAGCCCACCGAGAAGCGCACCAGGCCATCGTCGATGCCCAGCTTGGCCTTCACCTCGGCGGATACCGCGGCGTGGGTCATGGTGGCGGGGTGGCAGATCAGGCTTTCGATGCCGCCCAGGCTTTCGGCCATGGTGAACCAGCGCAGTTGTTTGCAGAGGGCATAGGTCTGCTCCTGGCTGGCGTTGAAGCTCACCGTCACGATCGCGCCGCCGGCGCTCATCTGACGGATCGCCACCTGGTGCTGCGGGTGATCGCTTCGTTGGGGGTAACGCACCCAGTTCACCTTGGCGTGCCCCGCCAGTTGATCGGCCAGGGCTGCGGCATTGGCCATCTGCTGCTTGAGCCGCAGCGGCAGGGTCTTGATGCCCCGCGTGATCAGCCAGCAGTCAAAGGGGGAGGGCTGCAGGCCCAGGGCCTTCTGGGAGAACACCATCTTCTGGTGCCACTCAGGATCGTTGGTGCAGACGGCCCCACCGAGGGCATCGGAATGGCCGTTGATGTATTTGGTGGTGCTGGTGAGCGAGAGGGTGGCGCCCAGCTCCAGAGGGCGCTGCACCAGGGCGGTGGCAAAGGTGTTGTCCACCACCACGGGGATGCCGAGGGGTTGGGTGATGGCGCAGACCGCCTCCAGGTCGATCACCTTGAGCAGGGGATTCGTGGGGCTCTCCAGCCACACCATCGCCGGCTTCTGGGCTTGGATCTGCTCCAGTGCGGCCGGCTGGGTGAAGTCCACCCAAGCGGTTTTCAGGCCGAACTTGGCGAACACCTGCTCGAACAGCCGTACGGTGCAGCCGTAGAGGTTCTCTTCGCAGAGCACCAGATCACCCTGCTTCAGCTGGGACACCACGGCGGTGATGGCGCTGACGCCGGAGGCGAAGACGGTGGCGTGGGCGCAACCTTCAACCGAAGCGAGCACCCCATCAAGGATGCGGAAGTTGGGGTTGCCGGAACGGGTGTAATCAAATCCGCCAGCGTTGCCATGGGCAAAGGTGCTGGTGGGGAAGATCGGCGGCATCACCGTGCCGGTGTCTCCCGCAAAGCTGTCGCCGTGGTGGATCACCCGGGTGTTTAGGCCTGTGTTCACGGACGATCCATCGATTCGGACAGGCTAAGAAATCGCCTCTCCCATCCCAATAAAAAACCCCCGCCGTATGGCGAGGGTTGATGACGATCGTTTGGGTTGAACCGTTGGATCAGTCGAGGTCGGGCATGCCGAGCACAGGCTCTGCCTGACGGTCGATGCCTTTCTCGAAGCCAGCAGCAGCAGCGCGAGCGCGGCCGGCGTGCCAAAGGTGACCAACCAAGAAGAAGAATGCGAGCACGAACTGCGCTGCACCCAGCCATTGGCGGAGGTTCACGTAGTTCACCGAATTGGGTTCGGTGATGATGCCGCCCACGGAGTTGAGAGACGCGTTGGGAGCGTGGGTCATGTACTCAGCCGCACGGCGCACTTGCCAGGGCTGAATGTCGTTTTGCAGCTTGTCGAGGCTGAGACCGTTGGGGCCACGCAGGGGCTCCAGCCAGGGACCACGGAAGTCCCAGAAGCGCATGGTTTCACCGCCGAAGATGATTTCACCGGTGGGTGAGCGCATCAGGTACTTACCCAGGCCGGTGGGGCCCATGGCGGAACCGATGTTGGCGCCGAGGCGCTGGTCACGCACCAGGAAGGTGAAGCTCTGAGCCTGGGATGCCTCAGCGTTGGTGGGGCCCCAGAACTCGGAGGGATAGGCGGTGTTGTTGAACCAGATGTAGGCCGAAGCGATGAAGCTCATGAAGCTCAGAGCGCCAAGGCTGTAGCTCAGGTAGGCCTCACCGTTCCAGATGAAGGCGCGACGCACCCAGCCGAAGGGCTTGGTGATGGCGTGCCAAATGCCACCGAAGATCAGGGTCAGACCCAGCCAGATGTGGCCACCGATGATGTCCTCCATGGAATTCACACCGATGATCCAGCCCTCGCCACCGAAGGGAGCA
It contains:
- a CDS encoding tetratricopeptide repeat protein, encoding MAGFGDQKKSKKKRPQQKPQTNGYSLLKNAINHHAQGDLKNAEKAYRAAINSGILNIALFSNLGIICQTSQRTEEAISLYKKAIQIDPNHPDAYTNLGGLHIAIGNLDQALASTLKSLELKPDNPDALMNLGSIYKDLGTLDQALASTLKSLELKPDNPDARMNLGDIYKDLGNLDQALASTLKSLELKPDHPTAHMNLGSIYKDLGNLDQALASTLKSLELKPDHPTTHMNLGGIYKDLGNLDQALNSTLKSLELKPDHPTTHMNLGGIYKDLGNLDQALTSTLKSLELKPDNPDALMNLGGIYKELGNLDQALTSTLKSLELKPNNPDALMNLFSSYGEGDLLALKSTARRALEHDQEILNDLTYIEAISSLGKDFAKNIISTAESINR
- a CDS encoding dihydrolipoamide acetyltransferase family protein, whose protein sequence is MATTDIFMPALSSTMTEGKIVEWLKQPGDKVARGESVLVVESDKADMDVESFQDGYLAAVLMPAGSTAPVGETIGLIVETEAEIADAQAKAPSAPAAASAPAPAPAPAPTPAAVQAPAPTPAPAPAPVAPPAPSAPVVNDGRIVASPRAKKLASQMGVDLATVRGSGPHGRIQAEDVEQATGQPISVPRVAEGTAPAAAAGGAAAAVAPAAPAGNSFGRPGETVAFTTLQGAVNKNMEASLAVPCFRVGYTITTDKLDAFYKQVKPKGVTMTALLAKAVAVTLARHPQVNAATTAAGMAYPADVNVAVAVAMGDGGLITPVLRNADRTDLYEMSRQWGDLVKRSRSKQLQPEEYTTGTFTLSNLGMFGVDRFDAILPTGTGAILAVAASRPTVVAGKDGSIAVKRQMQVNLTADHRVIYGADGAAFLKDLAELIETRPESLAL
- the queA gene encoding tRNA preQ1(34) S-adenosylmethionine ribosyltransferase-isomerase QueA produces the protein MADPRDHQLSSYDYLLPPERIAQAPVEPRHSARLLMVPPQGEPPSAAGHGQVWDLLELLQPGDLLVVNDTRVLKARLAVRRSGGGLSELLVLEPRGEGRWLCLARPAKRMRPGDRLTIDGTEISLEVIAEDPASGGRVVQFPSDCRDAETIEGLLNDVGEVPLPPYIERHDPSDSQRYQTRYADRPGAVAAPTAGLHFSDELLAGLQQNGVDLARITLHVGLGTFRPVETEDLTALELHSEWVDVSPAVVEAVQGCRGRVIAVGTTSVRALEGAAQAHGGVLKPYTGPVDLVIQPGYQFKVIQALLTNFHLPKSSLLLLVSALIGRDTLLKLYAESIERNYRFFSYGDAMWIDVAAVQPQARPSAR
- the cysK gene encoding cysteine synthase A; this encodes MSRIYDDNSQAIGNTPLVKLNNVTKNCKATVLAKVEGRNPAYSVKCRIGANMIWDAEKSGKLTEGKVIVEPTSGNTGIALAFTAAARGYKLILTMPESMSIERRRVMAVLGAELILTEAAKGMPGAIAKAKEIAESDPAKYFMPGQFDNPANPEIHFKTTGPEIWNDCDGAIDVLVAGVGTGGTITGVSRYIKNEAGKAIESVAVEPTNSPVITQTMNGEAVKPGPHKIQGIGAGFIPQNLDLSVVDKVEQVTNEESVAMALRLAQEEGLLVGISCGAAAAAAIRLAEKEEYAGKTIVVVLPDLAERYLSSVMFADVPTGIIEQPVAV
- a CDS encoding PLP-dependent transferase, yielding MSPRNLLNDPAWQGSDLGHPLPDSPHAVSVALPRWRDVIAYEEKDPACRDALQTIYPRFGLHPLIQQLVQPSELAGTTVWPYPTEAAAQAALAHCQRKAPESRSELIAIAGVTCLRSDAAASPHAKAFWQHTGLGLSSRQAAIALGKETSPSSTSGDAARELIRKRLAGIHGVDGQQISLHPAGMAGLYAALSAIQTLRPGRPTLQLGFPYVDVLKQPQVVFHGGELLQPQSLTEVETALDQLQPAAVIVELPSNPLLRCVDLPGMSALARSRGIPVIADDTIGTGINLNALPYADLIFTSLTKSFAGRGDVMAGSVLVSPQSPWAASLLAAVPAIAPLSDADAIALEIASRDVLQRVPQLDANALLLAERLDSHPAVQRVLHPKSCPNFRALMRSGAGHGCLLSFELKGGQEHSKRVYDALRISKGPSLGTHFSLVCPYTQLAHYDELSWAEQCGVPADLLRVSVGLEDPDALWMRFEQAFADAESGETLKKPLTTG
- a CDS encoding PLP-dependent aspartate aminotransferase family protein translates to MNTGLNTRVIHHGDSFAGDTGTVMPPIFPTSTFAHGNAGGFDYTRSGNPNFRILDGVLASVEGCAHATVFASGVSAITAVVSQLKQGDLVLCEENLYGCTVRLFEQVFAKFGLKTAWVDFTQPAALEQIQAQKPAMVWLESPTNPLLKVIDLEAVCAITQPLGIPVVVDNTFATALVQRPLELGATLSLTSTTKYINGHSDALGGAVCTNDPEWHQKMVFSQKALGLQPSPFDCWLITRGIKTLPLRLKQQMANAAALADQLAGHAKVNWVRYPQRSDHPQHQVAIRQMSAGGAIVTVSFNASQEQTYALCKQLRWFTMAESLGGIESLICHPATMTHAAVSAEVKAKLGIDDGLVRFSVGCEDLADLQADLDQALELLA
- the psbC gene encoding photosystem II reaction center protein CP43; the encoded protein is MVTLSNPGLGATGGKDLPSTGYAWWSGNARLINLSGRLLGAHVAHAGLMVFWAGAMMLFEVSHFTFDKPMYEQGFICMPHVATLGYGVGPGGEVTDLFPFFVVGVLHLISSAVLGLGGLYHALRGPEILENYSSFFSQDWRDKNQMTNIIGYHLILLGVGCLLLVFKAMFFGGVYDTWAPGGGDVRLITNPTLDPGVIFGYLFRAPFGGEGWIIGVNSMEDIIGGHIWLGLTLIFGGIWHAITKPFGWVRRAFIWNGEAYLSYSLGALSFMSFIASAYIWFNNTAYPSEFWGPTNAEASQAQSFTFLVRDQRLGANIGSAMGPTGLGKYLMRSPTGEIIFGGETMRFWDFRGPWLEPLRGPNGLSLDKLQNDIQPWQVRRAAEYMTHAPNASLNSVGGIITEPNSVNYVNLRQWLGAAQFVLAFFFLVGHLWHAGRARAAAAGFEKGIDRQAEPVLGMPDLD